A window from Tindallia magadiensis encodes these proteins:
- a CDS encoding DegT/DnrJ/EryC1/StrS family aminotransferase: MNIPLLDLKAQYSQIREEVQAAINEVMESQHFILGPKVQELEEAIASYSQTKYALGVSSGTDALLLALMALEVGKDDIVITTPYSFFATAGCVARLGAIPKFVDIDEKTFNIDPEQLKTMLNSLTPDEHKRLKAVIPVHLFGQMADMEKILPICQEHNVPIIEDAAQAIGSECLLNGQVKRAGSIGAIGCFSFFPSKNLGGIGDGGMVVTNDPVLYEKMKIMRVHGSSPKYYHKFIGGNFRLDAIQAAVLLVKLQYLDTWTAQRQQHAKAYRTLLENNASVQLPPCIHDETNAPKHHHIYNQFCIRTEKRDELKNHLQENGIATEIYYPLPLHMQECFRYLGHRKGDFPKTEKAAATSLALPVFPELTKAQMEETVKVIHQFTS; encoded by the coding sequence ATGAATATACCTTTACTGGACTTAAAAGCCCAATACTCTCAAATACGCGAAGAAGTACAAGCAGCCATCAACGAAGTAATGGAATCCCAGCATTTTATTCTGGGTCCCAAAGTACAGGAACTGGAAGAAGCCATTGCCAGTTATAGCCAAACAAAATACGCACTGGGCGTCTCTTCAGGCACAGATGCATTGTTACTGGCATTGATGGCTCTGGAAGTAGGAAAAGATGATATCGTTATTACCACCCCCTACAGCTTCTTTGCCACCGCCGGTTGCGTGGCAAGACTGGGTGCCATTCCAAAATTTGTAGACATCGATGAAAAAACCTTTAATATAGATCCGGAACAACTGAAAACAATGCTAAACTCCTTAACACCGGACGAACACAAACGATTAAAAGCCGTTATTCCCGTGCATCTGTTCGGACAAATGGCCGATATGGAAAAGATCCTTCCTATTTGCCAGGAGCACAACGTACCAATCATAGAAGACGCAGCCCAAGCCATCGGCTCAGAATGCCTTCTTAATGGTCAAGTTAAAAGAGCAGGCAGTATTGGAGCCATCGGCTGCTTTTCCTTCTTTCCATCCAAAAACCTGGGTGGCATTGGAGACGGAGGCATGGTAGTAACCAACGATCCAGTACTTTATGAAAAAATGAAAATCATGCGCGTGCACGGTTCATCTCCCAAATATTACCACAAATTTATTGGCGGGAATTTCCGGTTAGATGCGATCCAGGCAGCGGTTTTATTGGTGAAACTCCAATATCTGGACACCTGGACAGCCCAAAGACAACAACATGCAAAAGCCTATCGAACACTTTTGGAGAACAATGCTTCTGTTCAATTGCCTCCATGTATTCACGACGAAACCAATGCACCAAAACACCACCATATATACAACCAGTTTTGCATTCGCACTGAAAAACGAGACGAACTTAAAAATCATTTACAGGAAAACGGCATTGCAACAGAGATTTACTACCCCTTGCCTCTACACATGCAAGAGTGCTTTCGCTATCTGGGGCATCGGAAAGGTGATTTTCCCAAAACAGAAAAAGCAGCAGCAACCTCCCTGGCATTACCAGTGTTTCCGGAATTAACAAAAGCACAAATGGAAGAAACGGTTAAAGTAATTCACCAATTTACTTCATAA
- a CDS encoding glycosyltransferase family 4 protein, which translates to MEKVAMFVFNNFTNDSRVLKEAKTLIDHSYQVDLYAVLDDKTLPEEIVEGIHVKRMLRDPWHMRFLKKFREAKKPKQQSQATTTSPTPAKPTNKKIAALKRKYTLLRKKMAAKKLVMGKKTKAKVYEFMKINLLKFHRPFIFWDYYVKCTKANEQQQYAIYHAHDLNTLPVAYWLAKKHNGKLIYDAHEFYVERNTKIKSRTWKFILTRIESYLIRKCHAVISVNESLAEEYTRRYGVKKPYVIMNAPSQNMASSTNGEEELRSHLPISPSQKVLLYCGSITFNRGLEKLIESLVYTKNYYLVMMGYGTEEYKNSLLEIAEEQGVKDRFSFFGPVAPHEVTSYAATADLGVAPIENACLSYYYCSPNKVFEYINAKIPVITSNFPEMERVVQEYEIGCTFNPEDAQDIAKAAETVLENEALRTKMAHNTAAASKAYNWENEADKLIKIYQDVRDQHEH; encoded by the coding sequence ATGGAAAAAGTGGCAATGTTTGTTTTTAATAACTTCACCAACGATTCAAGAGTGCTCAAAGAAGCAAAAACCCTTATCGATCACTCATATCAGGTAGATTTGTATGCCGTATTAGACGATAAAACCCTTCCGGAAGAAATAGTGGAAGGGATTCACGTGAAAAGAATGCTAAGGGACCCCTGGCATATGCGTTTTCTAAAAAAATTTCGCGAAGCCAAAAAACCAAAACAACAAAGTCAAGCAACAACCACTTCACCAACACCTGCTAAACCAACCAACAAAAAAATTGCGGCGCTCAAACGGAAATACACCTTACTGAGAAAGAAAATGGCCGCTAAAAAACTGGTGATGGGAAAAAAAACAAAAGCAAAAGTATACGAATTTATGAAAATAAACTTACTTAAGTTTCATCGACCCTTCATATTTTGGGACTATTACGTTAAATGCACCAAAGCAAATGAGCAGCAGCAGTATGCCATCTACCATGCTCATGACTTAAATACCCTGCCGGTAGCCTACTGGCTGGCAAAAAAGCATAATGGCAAACTCATATATGATGCCCATGAATTTTACGTAGAAAGAAACACAAAAATAAAATCCAGAACGTGGAAATTTATATTAACAAGAATAGAATCCTATCTGATTCGAAAATGTCACGCCGTGATTTCTGTAAACGAATCATTGGCAGAAGAATACACCCGACGTTACGGCGTTAAAAAACCCTATGTGATCATGAACGCACCATCGCAAAACATGGCATCAAGTACTAATGGCGAAGAGGAATTACGCTCTCATTTACCAATCAGTCCATCGCAAAAAGTGCTTCTGTACTGCGGCAGCATTACCTTTAATCGAGGCCTGGAAAAACTCATTGAGAGCTTAGTCTATACGAAGAACTACTACCTGGTGATGATGGGATATGGTACCGAGGAATATAAAAACTCTTTGCTGGAAATTGCAGAAGAGCAAGGGGTGAAAGATCGGTTTTCATTTTTTGGACCCGTTGCACCTCACGAAGTTACCAGCTATGCAGCTACCGCCGACTTAGGCGTTGCACCTATCGAAAACGCCTGCTTAAGTTATTATTATTGTTCACCTAACAAAGTGTTTGAGTACATTAACGCAAAAATACCCGTGATCACCAGCAACTTCCCAGAGATGGAAAGAGTGGTACAGGAATACGAAATTGGCTGCACCTTTAATCCGGAAGATGCGCAGGATATAGCCAAAGCCGCAGAAACGGTGCTGGAAAACGAAGCCTTAAGAACCAAAATGGCCCATAACACCGCCGCCGCATCTAAAGCTTATAACTGGGAAAATGAAGCCGATAAACTGATTAAAATATATCAGGATGTGAGGGACCAGCATGAGCATTAA
- a CDS encoding polysaccharide deacetylase family protein, with translation MSIKPLYFEYMHHLGKTVTVDEFQQRSEEKDLISLRHDIDYNLDLALEMSFWEKENNLKATYYMLHSADYWDDPKFLEKCLQIQDFGHEIGLHLNILAEWQKGITDNPQKRLQDMLNVMRQAGLKITGTASHGDKLCYEHQFINYWCFQELRPENPVLYENNRSAEGIFVQDKKFHIKYPDSHQMTRTDGSTLDLWSVSMKDLELTYDASHVSQDHYFTDSGGKWTRSPDPLHKDLSSGRHQVLIHPEYWQDDQKIFFFLSTARSGSKWLANQLEKASSVKATHEFTLNHHYEEENLVHEKQTAVGFVKLMEDRNRVEKLMKDSRAYIENLKTDYAEANVYLERLIPSLNVIFPDATIVHLHRKPKEVVRSIMNREWYDLPEDTRHPQMPVKNWDQMTPFEKCCWYVRKTNETLMMHSHDRIVFEKMVTDQHYLMNCLKRLGIASYPRLMEPSYDKKINENTKNSFPEYKQWTTMQKAIFNAICNPIRYELGYKRYTLVNQIKTYYANKMYAKHKQQQTQKNSRKIEKKENLFCIDYTKPFKGSFTLHECEAEPTPEGVVLQPTGEGHAYFLPGGGNWSKITKEEGWPMEVAHHYRGVLHATLQPSDKFSLFVLMYGEDHKLLEKIPLGQMNNHILPHTFAFKSKVKAVRFNVAIYMPVTALPEKITIQRIEMQKVMKHKKYYGYK, from the coding sequence ATGAGCATTAAACCATTGTACTTTGAATACATGCACCATTTAGGGAAAACCGTTACGGTGGATGAATTTCAACAACGGTCAGAAGAAAAAGACCTTATTTCACTACGTCATGATATCGATTACAACCTGGATCTGGCACTGGAAATGAGTTTTTGGGAAAAAGAAAACAACCTGAAAGCAACCTACTACATGCTTCATTCTGCCGACTATTGGGATGATCCGAAATTTCTTGAAAAATGCCTTCAAATACAAGACTTTGGCCACGAAATAGGCCTGCACCTAAACATATTGGCTGAATGGCAAAAAGGCATTACGGATAACCCTCAAAAAAGACTGCAGGATATGTTAAATGTCATGCGACAAGCTGGTCTGAAAATAACAGGAACCGCCAGCCATGGCGATAAGCTGTGCTATGAACATCAATTTATAAATTACTGGTGCTTTCAGGAACTTCGTCCGGAAAACCCTGTCCTTTATGAAAACAATCGTTCCGCCGAAGGCATTTTTGTTCAAGACAAAAAATTTCACATTAAATATCCAGATAGTCACCAAATGACTCGAACCGATGGATCAACGCTGGATTTATGGTCTGTATCCATGAAAGACCTGGAGCTTACTTACGATGCAAGTCATGTATCCCAAGACCATTACTTTACCGATAGCGGAGGCAAATGGACACGATCTCCGGACCCCTTGCACAAAGATTTATCATCAGGAAGGCACCAGGTGCTCATTCATCCAGAATACTGGCAAGATGATCAAAAAATATTCTTCTTTTTATCAACAGCACGTTCCGGTTCCAAATGGTTGGCAAATCAGTTAGAAAAAGCAAGCTCGGTGAAAGCCACCCATGAGTTTACTCTAAATCATCACTACGAAGAAGAAAACCTGGTTCACGAAAAACAAACAGCTGTAGGATTTGTAAAACTGATGGAAGATCGGAACAGAGTAGAAAAACTGATGAAAGACTCTCGGGCTTATATCGAAAACCTGAAAACCGATTACGCAGAAGCCAATGTATATTTAGAGAGACTGATACCCTCTCTAAACGTTATATTCCCTGATGCTACTATTGTTCACCTGCATCGAAAACCCAAAGAAGTGGTTAGATCCATTATGAACCGGGAGTGGTACGATCTGCCAGAAGACACCAGACACCCACAAATGCCGGTAAAAAACTGGGATCAGATGACCCCTTTTGAAAAATGCTGCTGGTATGTTCGAAAAACCAACGAAACCCTGATGATGCATAGTCATGATCGAATCGTTTTTGAAAAAATGGTAACCGATCAACACTATTTAATGAATTGTTTAAAGCGACTGGGCATTGCATCCTATCCCCGGCTAATGGAACCCTCCTATGATAAAAAAATAAATGAAAACACAAAGAACAGTTTTCCGGAGTACAAGCAGTGGACCACGATGCAAAAAGCCATATTCAACGCAATCTGTAATCCTATACGGTATGAGCTGGGCTATAAAAGATACACATTGGTAAACCAGATCAAAACATACTATGCTAATAAAATGTATGCAAAACATAAACAACAACAAACACAAAAAAACAGCCGCAAAATTGAGAAAAAAGAAAATTTATTTTGCATCGACTATACAAAGCCCTTTAAGGGCAGCTTCACCCTTCATGAATGCGAAGCAGAGCCAACTCCGGAAGGCGTTGTATTGCAACCAACAGGCGAAGGACACGCCTATTTCCTACCCGGTGGAGGAAACTGGTCAAAAATAACCAAAGAGGAAGGATGGCCCATGGAGGTGGCCCATCATTACAGAGGGGTTCTTCACGCTACCCTTCAACCTTCAGATAAATTCAGCCTGTTTGTATTAATGTATGGGGAGGATCATAAACTGCTGGAAAAAATTCCACTGGGTCAAATGAATAACCATATATTGCCGCACACCTTTGCTTTTAAATCTAAGGTCAAGGCTGTCCGGTTTAACGTGGCCATTTACATGCCTGTAACAGCGTTACCGGAAAAAATAACCATACAAAGAATAGAAATGCAAAAAGTCATGAAACACAAAAAATACTATGGATACAAATAA
- a CDS encoding FkbM family methyltransferase: MDINLLSEDEKSKVFALANARGETTERIIEKFGSLKQIKRMPQNYGKFFTSPIHHTFSDSGIRDGHPYVVLPNQRILYGNFPKKNYYRYYEYLGDLYSNSISKETCCVAMDVSRRYYDPLEIPDKYMPSKNGTLVEVGAYLGHKTIKFCDEYVGLGGSILAIEAVPENYELLKRNIEENRLNRVIDSLQIGVWNKKEVRTILGKGYQQNSLVQTDTHDFQSLSEIQTDTLDNILRGWKQRCIDLLTIQVNGAEIEVLEGLNQYLEKIKILYIVSPYSREGHRTIERCKELLLEKECTILEETNETSIYAVTKYFKEAFL, encoded by the coding sequence ATGGATATAAACCTGTTATCGGAAGATGAAAAGAGTAAAGTATTTGCGTTAGCAAATGCAAGAGGGGAAACAACAGAAAGAATAATTGAAAAATTTGGATCCCTAAAACAAATAAAAAGAATGCCACAAAACTATGGAAAATTTTTTACCAGTCCAATCCATCACACGTTTTCAGATTCAGGAATTAGAGATGGTCATCCATATGTCGTTCTTCCTAATCAAAGAATACTATATGGCAACTTCCCTAAAAAAAATTACTATCGATACTATGAGTATTTAGGAGACCTATACAGCAATTCGATCAGTAAAGAGACTTGCTGTGTTGCAATGGATGTCAGTAGAAGATATTATGATCCCTTAGAAATTCCAGACAAGTACATGCCTTCAAAAAATGGAACCCTAGTCGAAGTTGGAGCATATCTTGGTCACAAAACAATTAAGTTTTGCGATGAATATGTAGGACTTGGAGGAAGCATTCTTGCTATTGAAGCTGTACCTGAAAACTATGAATTATTGAAGAGAAACATCGAAGAAAACCGATTAAATAGAGTAATAGATAGTCTGCAAATAGGTGTTTGGAATAAGAAAGAAGTTCGAACTATTCTTGGCAAAGGATATCAGCAAAATTCGCTGGTTCAGACAGATACTCACGATTTCCAATCACTGTCGGAGATCCAAACAGATACACTTGACAACATATTAAGAGGGTGGAAGCAAAGGTGCATCGACCTTCTTACTATCCAGGTAAATGGTGCAGAAATTGAAGTGTTAGAAGGACTAAACCAGTATTTAGAAAAAATAAAAATCCTTTATATTGTTTCGCCTTACAGTAGGGAGGGGCATAGAACGATAGAGAGATGCAAAGAGCTCCTTCTGGAGAAGGAGTGTACTATTTTAGAAGAAACGAATGAAACTTCTATATACGCAGTTACAAAATACTTTAAGGAAGCGTTTTTGTAG